One genomic segment of Peromyscus leucopus breed LL Stock chromosome 23, UCI_PerLeu_2.1, whole genome shotgun sequence includes these proteins:
- the Ttyh3 gene encoding protein tweety homolog 3 isoform X2 — protein sequence MAGVSYAAPWWVSLLHRLPHFDLRWEATSSQFRPEDTDYQQALLLLGAAALACLALDLLFLLFYSFWLCCRRRKTDEHLEADCCCTAWCVIIATLVCSAGIAVGFYGNGETSDGVHRFTYSLRHANRTVAGVQDRVWDTAAALNRTAEPNLQSLERQLAGRQEPLRAVQRLQSLLGTLLGYTAAIPFWRNPGVSLEVLAEQVDLYDWYRWLGYLGLLLLDVIICLLVLVGLIRSSKGILVGVCLLGVLALVISWGALGLELAVSVGSSDFCVDPDTFVTKMVEEHSVLGGDILQYYLACSPRATNPFQQKLSGSHKALVEMQDVVAELLRSVPREHPATKDPLLRVQEVLNGTEVNLQHLTALVDCRSLHLDYVQALTGFCYDGVEGLIYLALFSFVTALMFSSIVCSVPHTWQQKRGPDEDGEEETAPGPRQAHDSLYRVHMPSLYSCGSSYGSEASIPAAAHTVSNAPVTEYMSQNANFQNPRCENTPLIGRESPPPSYTSSMRAKYLATSQPRPDSSGSGH from the exons ATGGCCGGGGTCAGCTACGCGGCGCCCTGGTGGGTGAGCCTCCTGCACCGGCTGCCTCACTTCGACCTGCGGTGGGAGGCCACCAGCAGCCAGTTCCGGCCCGAGGACACCGACTACCAGCAG gcgctgctgctgctgggggccGCCGCCCTGGCCTGCCTGGCCCTAGACCTCCTTTTCCTGCTCTTCTATTCCTTCTGGCTGTGCTGCCGGCGGCGGAAGACCGATGAACACCTGGAAGCGGACTGCTGCTGCACCGCCTGGTGCGTCATCATAGCCACGTTGGTCTGCAG cGCGGGCATCGCAGTGGGATTCTACGGCAACGGGGAGACCAGCGATGGTGTTCATCGATTCACCTACTCGCTCCGCCACGCCAACCGCACAGTGGCAGGGGTCCAGGACCGC GTGTGGGACACGGCTGCGGCCCTGAACCGCACAGCGGAACCCAACCTCCAGAGCCTGGAGCGGCAGCTGGCCGGGCGACAGGAGCCACTGAGGGCTGTGCAGCGGCTGCAGAGCCTGCTGGGGACACTGTTGGGCTACACTGCCGCCATCCCCTTTTGGAGGAACCCCGGCGTATCCCTGGAGGTGCTGGCTGagcaggtggacctctatgaCTGGTACAG GTGGCTGGGGTACCTGGGCCTGCTGTTACTTGACGTCATCATCTGCCTCCTCGTGCTGGTGGGCCTCATCCGCAGCTCCAAGGGTATCTTGGTTGG GGTCTGCTTGCTGGGTGTCTTGGCCCTGGTCATCAGCTGGGGTGCATTGGGCTTGGAGCTGGCCGTGTCTGTG GGCTCCAGCGACTTCTGCGTGGACCCTGACACCTTTGTGACCAAGATGGTGGAAGAGCACTCAGTACTGGGTGGGG ACATTTTGCAATACTACTTGGCTTGCTCGCCCCGTGCCACCAACCCCTTCCAGCAG AAACTGTCGGGCAGCCACAAGGCTCTGGTGGAAATGCAGGATGTCGTGGCCGAGCTGCTGAGGAGTGTCCCGAGGGAGCACCCAGCCACCAAG GATCCCTTGCTCCGAGTCCAGGAGGTGCTAAACGGCACAGAGGTGAATCTCCAGCACCTCACCGCCCTGGTGGACTGCCGCAGCTTGCACCTG GACTACGTGCAGGCGCTGACCGGCTTCTGCTACGATGGTGTCGAGGGCCTCATCTACCTGGCGCTCTTTTCCTTCGTCACAGCCCTCATGTTCAGCTCCATCGTCTGTAGTGTTCCACATACCTGGCAACAGAAGAG AGGCCCGGATGAGGACGGAGAAGAGGAGACTGCTCCAGGGCCACGGCAGGCACACGACAGCCTTTACCGAGTGCACATGCCCAGTCTGTACAGCTGTGGTAGCAGCTACGGCAGCGAGGCCAGCATCCCAGCCGCCGCCCACACCGTCAGCAATGCCCCGGTCACTGAGTACAT GAGCCAGAATGCCAATTTCCAGAACCCCCGCTGTGAGAACACCCCCCTCATTGGGCGCGAGTCCCCACCGCCCTCA taCACCTCCAGCATGAGAGCCAAATACCTCGCCACAAGCCAGCCTCGCCCCGACTCCAGCGGCAGCGGGCACTAG
- the Ttyh3 gene encoding protein tweety homolog 3 isoform X1 has product MAGVSYAAPWWVSLLHRLPHFDLRWEATSSQFRPEDTDYQQALLLLGAAALACLALDLLFLLFYSFWLCCRRRKTDEHLEADCCCTAWCVIIATLVCSAGIAVGFYGNGETSDGVHRFTYSLRHANRTVAGVQDRVWDTAAALNRTAEPNLQSLERQLAGRQEPLRAVQRLQSLLGTLLGYTAAIPFWRNPGVSLEVLAEQVDLYDWYRWLGYLGLLLLDVIICLLVLVGLIRSSKGILVGVCLLGVLALVISWGALGLELAVSVGSSDFCVDPDTFVTKMVEEHSVLGGDILQYYLACSPRATNPFQQKLSGSHKALVEMQDVVAELLRSVPREHPATKDPLLRVQEVLNGTEVNLQHLTALVDCRSLHLDYVQALTGFCYDGVEGLIYLALFSFVTALMFSSIVCSVPHTWQQKRGPDEDGEEETAPGPRQAHDSLYRVHMPSLYSCGSSYGSEASIPAAAHTVSNAPVTEYMSQNANFQNPRCENTPLIGRESPPPSRYLAALDSGSHAGWQFKPMDSARTLW; this is encoded by the exons ATGGCCGGGGTCAGCTACGCGGCGCCCTGGTGGGTGAGCCTCCTGCACCGGCTGCCTCACTTCGACCTGCGGTGGGAGGCCACCAGCAGCCAGTTCCGGCCCGAGGACACCGACTACCAGCAG gcgctgctgctgctgggggccGCCGCCCTGGCCTGCCTGGCCCTAGACCTCCTTTTCCTGCTCTTCTATTCCTTCTGGCTGTGCTGCCGGCGGCGGAAGACCGATGAACACCTGGAAGCGGACTGCTGCTGCACCGCCTGGTGCGTCATCATAGCCACGTTGGTCTGCAG cGCGGGCATCGCAGTGGGATTCTACGGCAACGGGGAGACCAGCGATGGTGTTCATCGATTCACCTACTCGCTCCGCCACGCCAACCGCACAGTGGCAGGGGTCCAGGACCGC GTGTGGGACACGGCTGCGGCCCTGAACCGCACAGCGGAACCCAACCTCCAGAGCCTGGAGCGGCAGCTGGCCGGGCGACAGGAGCCACTGAGGGCTGTGCAGCGGCTGCAGAGCCTGCTGGGGACACTGTTGGGCTACACTGCCGCCATCCCCTTTTGGAGGAACCCCGGCGTATCCCTGGAGGTGCTGGCTGagcaggtggacctctatgaCTGGTACAG GTGGCTGGGGTACCTGGGCCTGCTGTTACTTGACGTCATCATCTGCCTCCTCGTGCTGGTGGGCCTCATCCGCAGCTCCAAGGGTATCTTGGTTGG GGTCTGCTTGCTGGGTGTCTTGGCCCTGGTCATCAGCTGGGGTGCATTGGGCTTGGAGCTGGCCGTGTCTGTG GGCTCCAGCGACTTCTGCGTGGACCCTGACACCTTTGTGACCAAGATGGTGGAAGAGCACTCAGTACTGGGTGGGG ACATTTTGCAATACTACTTGGCTTGCTCGCCCCGTGCCACCAACCCCTTCCAGCAG AAACTGTCGGGCAGCCACAAGGCTCTGGTGGAAATGCAGGATGTCGTGGCCGAGCTGCTGAGGAGTGTCCCGAGGGAGCACCCAGCCACCAAG GATCCCTTGCTCCGAGTCCAGGAGGTGCTAAACGGCACAGAGGTGAATCTCCAGCACCTCACCGCCCTGGTGGACTGCCGCAGCTTGCACCTG GACTACGTGCAGGCGCTGACCGGCTTCTGCTACGATGGTGTCGAGGGCCTCATCTACCTGGCGCTCTTTTCCTTCGTCACAGCCCTCATGTTCAGCTCCATCGTCTGTAGTGTTCCACATACCTGGCAACAGAAGAG AGGCCCGGATGAGGACGGAGAAGAGGAGACTGCTCCAGGGCCACGGCAGGCACACGACAGCCTTTACCGAGTGCACATGCCCAGTCTGTACAGCTGTGGTAGCAGCTACGGCAGCGAGGCCAGCATCCCAGCCGCCGCCCACACCGTCAGCAATGCCCCGGTCACTGAGTACAT GAGCCAGAATGCCAATTTCCAGAACCCCCGCTGTGAGAACACCCCCCTCATTGGGCGCGAGTCCCCACCGCCCTCA CGCTACCTGGCTGCCCTGGACTCTGGCAGCCATGCAGGCTGGCAATTTAAACCCATGGACAGCGCCCGAACACTGTGGTAG